In a single window of the Sediminicoccus sp. KRV36 genome:
- a CDS encoding CrcB family protein, which translates to MSFLLVAAGGALGSMGRYGVSLLAMAWLGAAFPWGTLAVNILGSGAIGVLAGQGISGGARLFWVTGILGGFTTFSAFSLEAALLWERAAWQGALYVAASLGLGLAAFALGWWLARGG; encoded by the coding sequence ATGAGCTTTCTTCTGGTGGCGGCTGGCGGCGCGCTGGGCTCGATGGGGCGCTACGGTGTCTCGTTGCTCGCGATGGCCTGGCTGGGTGCCGCCTTCCCCTGGGGGACGCTGGCGGTGAACATCCTGGGCAGCGGCGCGATCGGCGTGCTGGCGGGGCAGGGGATCAGCGGCGGCGCGCGGCTCTTTTGGGTGACGGGGATACTGGGCGGCTTCACCACCTTCTCCGCCTTCAGCCTGGAGGCGGCGCTGCTCTGGGAGCGTGCCGCCTGGCAGGGCGCGCTCTATGTGGCGGCCAGTCTGGGTCTCGGACTGGCGGCCTTTGCCCTGGGGTGGTGGCTGGCGCGGGGCGGCTGA
- a CDS encoding DUF1348 family protein: MSRPPFPPFTAETAAQKARMAEDAWNGRDPGRVALAYTPDSRWRNRAEFLEGRAGIEAFLARKWARELEYRLIKEVWAFHANRIAVRFAYEWRDDSGQWFRSYGNENWEFDAAGLMQIRIASINDLPIQAEQRLFHWPQGRRPDDHPSLSELGL; encoded by the coding sequence ATGTCCCGCCCGCCCTTCCCGCCATTCACCGCCGAAACCGCCGCCCAGAAGGCCCGCATGGCCGAGGATGCATGGAACGGGCGGGACCCTGGCCGCGTGGCCCTGGCCTATACGCCGGACAGCCGCTGGCGGAACCGCGCCGAATTCCTCGAAGGCCGCGCCGGCATCGAGGCCTTCCTGGCCCGCAAATGGGCGCGGGAGCTGGAATACCGCCTCATCAAGGAGGTCTGGGCCTTCCACGCCAACCGCATCGCCGTGCGCTTCGCCTATGAGTGGCGCGACGATAGCGGCCAGTGGTTTCGCAGCTATGGCAACGAAAACTGGGAATTCGACGCGGCGGGCCTGATGCAGATCCGCATCGCCTCGATCAATGATCTGCCGATCCAGGCCGAGCAGCGCCTGTTCCATTGGCCGCAAGGCCGCCGCCCGGATGACCACCCCAGCCTGAGCGAGCTGGGCCTGTGA
- a CDS encoding pyridoxamine 5'-phosphate oxidase family protein, with the protein MNQIPFTPSVRAVQDRKTARPRHAEMQFRSRITPDLAAFIGAQTSVFLATASADGQPYIQHRGGPPGFLHVLSPTQIGFADFRGNRQYVTLGNLAENPKAYLFLMDYAHRRRFKLWGSARVVEDDAALLQALRPEGQAAEQAILFDVTAWDANCPQHIPQRFEAADVAAALAQRDARIAELEAQLARG; encoded by the coding sequence GTGAACCAGATCCCCTTCACCCCCAGCGTGCGCGCCGTGCAGGACCGCAAGACGGCCCGCCCCCGCCATGCCGAGATGCAATTCCGCAGCCGGATCACGCCGGATCTCGCGGCCTTCATCGGCGCCCAGACCAGCGTCTTCCTCGCCACCGCCAGCGCCGATGGGCAGCCCTATATCCAGCACCGTGGCGGGCCGCCGGGCTTCCTGCATGTGCTTTCGCCCACGCAGATCGGCTTCGCGGATTTCAGGGGCAACCGGCAATACGTCACCCTCGGCAACCTGGCCGAGAACCCAAAGGCCTATCTGTTCCTGATGGATTACGCGCATCGCCGGCGCTTCAAGCTCTGGGGCAGCGCGCGCGTGGTGGAGGATGACGCGGCCCTGCTGCAGGCGCTGCGCCCGGAAGGCCAGGCCGCCGAACAGGCCATCCTGTTCGACGTGACCGCCTGGGACGCGAATTGCCCGCAGCATATCCCGCAGCGCTTCGAGGCCGCCGATGTGGCCGCCGCCCTGGCCCAGCGCGATGCGCGCATCGCCGAGCTGGAGGCGCAATTGGCGCGGGGCTGA